In Mycobacterium sp. 050128, one genomic interval encodes:
- a CDS encoding SDR family NAD(P)-dependent oxidoreductase, which yields MSAKTAVVTGGASGIGRACAERLRKDGFQVAVIDLSPTDDGFGHVADVTDRAQVDAAMSAIRDALGPIQVLINAAGMEGFKKFLSMSFEEWSKVIDVNLNGVFNTIQSVLPDMVEAGWGRIINISSSSTHSGQPFMAHYVAAKSAVNGLTKSLALEYGPSGITVNAVPPGFIDTPMLRSAESRHLLGGTVEDHIARTPVRRVGRPEDIAAACAFFASEEAGYITGQILGVNGGRNT from the coding sequence TTGAGCGCGAAGACAGCGGTTGTGACCGGCGGTGCCTCGGGGATCGGCCGGGCCTGCGCCGAAAGGCTGCGCAAAGACGGATTTCAGGTGGCCGTCATCGACCTGTCTCCCACCGACGACGGGTTCGGCCACGTCGCCGACGTCACCGATCGGGCACAGGTCGACGCCGCGATGTCGGCGATCCGCGACGCGCTCGGCCCGATCCAGGTGCTGATCAACGCCGCCGGGATGGAGGGCTTCAAAAAGTTCTTGAGCATGTCGTTCGAGGAATGGTCGAAGGTGATCGACGTCAATCTCAACGGCGTGTTCAACACCATCCAGTCCGTGCTGCCCGACATGGTCGAGGCGGGTTGGGGACGCATCATCAACATCTCGTCGTCCAGCACGCATTCCGGTCAACCGTTCATGGCCCACTACGTGGCGGCGAAGTCCGCGGTCAACGGGCTGACCAAGTCGCTTGCCCTCGAATACGGCCCCAGCGGGATCACCGTCAACGCCGTGCCACCGGGGTTCATCGACACACCGATGCTGCGCAGTGCCGAGAGCCGCCATCTCCTCGGCGGAACCGTGGAGGACCACATCGCCCGCACCCCGGTTCGACGAGTGGGCAGGCCCGAAGACATCGCCGCCGCGTGTGCCTTCTTCGCTTCCGAGGAAGCCGGCTATATCACCGGGCAGATTCTCGGCGTGAACGGCGGCCGTAATACCTGA